A window of Trichoderma atroviride chromosome 3, complete sequence contains these coding sequences:
- a CDS encoding uncharacterized protein (EggNog:ENOG41) — MTWEDVVTKFHHRPHSPAVQDIAPSMPAARPLSPATSLSTAQPVFTHDPQEMDLDASSAPSHHHQPGRPPLSEARIRTPLPTGPRLEKSLSLPGIESLKNEMQNNAARMLSATTRGRYNSVQALLLFWQDDDEALSVQNAVGELADVFDKYYHYTFQIQVIPSSSESCKSSWRWLSRKLNDFAEERDQRDVLKIVYYIGHTYLDANRDMVLASSKDVERASTIRWSGMQQILEEACADTLIIMDAAYFPPARIVRQQGVLEIIAASLSEDHLTALDRCAFTRALADQLRTRAARQTPLSVVELHSILLALYPKLARDRTPEREIITSFPAPLHTMMSGNSRLPSIFLSPVQQSSPLRSSFSYENSPQLHLAIKLNDDNVDIDSWNEWLRMMPEGIKDIKIDGPFRTTFR; from the exons ATGACTTGGGAAGACGTCGTAACCAAGTTTCACCACAGGCCGCACAGCCCGGCCGTCCAGGACATTGCGCCCTCGATGCCCGCCGCCCGGCCTCTCAGCCCCGCAACAAGCCTCAGCACGGCCCAGCCCGTCTTCACTCACGATCCCCAAGAGATGGACCTTGATGCCAGCTCTGCGCCTAgccaccatcaccagcctGGCCGACCCCCCCTGAGCGAGGCTCGTATCCGCACCCCTCTGCCTACTGGCCCCAGACTGGAAAAGTCGCTTTCCCTGCCGGGCATTGAGAGTCTCAAAAACGAAATGCAAAACAACGCTGCGCGCATGCTCTCTGCCACTACTCGCGGCCGGTACAACTCGGTCCAGGCTCTTTTACTGTTCTggcaagatgatgatgaggcgcTATCGGTCCAGAATGCCGTCGGAGAACTAGCTGACGTCTTTGACAAGTACTATCATTATACGTTTCAAATCCAGGTTATTCCTTCCTCTTCAGAGAGCTGTAAAAGCtcatggagatggctgtCGCGCAAACTCAACGACTTTGCCGAGGAGCGCGATCAGCGTGATGTTCTCAAGATTGTCTATTACATAGGCCACACTTATCTCGATGCAAATCGCGACATGGTTTTGGCAAG CTCAAAAGATGTTGAAAGAGCTTCCACTATTCGTTGGAGCGGCATGCAGCAGATTCTCGAGGAGGCATGCGCCGACACTCTCATCATTATGGATGCCGCGTATTTCCCTCCGGCTAGAATCGTAAGGCAGCAAGGCGTACTGGAAATCATCGCGGCCTCTTTATCGGAAGACCACCTCACCGCTCTGGATCGGTGTGCCTTTACCAGGGCTCTCGCTGATCAGCTACGCACGCGTGCAGCGCGCCAGACGCCGCTTTCAGTGGTCGAACTACACTCGATACTTCTGGCTCTGTACCCCAAGCTGGCTCGGGATCGCACACCTGAGAGAGAAATCATAACGAGCTTTCCCGCCCCACTGCATACCATGATGTCCGGAAATTCCAGGCTGCCTTCGATATTTCTCTCGCCAGTTCAGCAGAGCAGCCCTCTACGGAGCAGCTTTTCTTACGAAAATAGCCCCCAGCTACACTTGGCCATCAAACTAAACGACGACAACGTTGACATTGACAGCTGGAACGAATGGCTACGAATGATGCCTGAAGGAATCAAGGACATCAAGATTGATGGTCCGTTTCGGACGACATTCAGGTAG
- a CDS encoding uncharacterized protein (EggNog:ENOG41), translating to MAPTSLTAVEPAGDVPAPLSQQSRERAALIRKLGACVDCRRRRVAVSHSHGPDRPAAYAAEADPVLLSLQCHPSHHNMTWEDVVTKFHHRPHSPAVQDIAPSMPAARPLSPATSLSTAQPVFTHDPQEMDLDASSAPSHHHQPGRPPLSEARIRTPLPTGPRLEKSLSLPGIESLKNEMQNNAARMLSATTRGRYNSVQALLLFWQDDDEALSVQNAVGELADVFDKYYHYTFQIQVIPSSSESCKSSWRWLSRKLNDFAEERDQRDVLKIVYYIGHTYLDANRDMVLASSKDVERASTIRWSGMQQILEEACADTLIIMDAAYFPPARIVRQQGVLEIIAASLSEDHLTALDRCAFTRALADQLRTRAARQTPLSVVELHSILLALYPKLARDRTPEREIITSFPAPLHTMMSGNSRLPSIFLSPVQQSSPLRSSFSYENSPQLHLAIKLNDDNVDIDSWNEWLRMMPEGIKDIKIDGPFRTTFR from the exons ATGGCTCCGACGTCTCTAACAGCCGTCGAACCAGCAGGAGACGTACCGGCCCCCCTATCTCAGCAGTCTAGAGAGCGGGCCGCCCTCATCAGAAAGCTAGGAGCCTGCGTCGACTGTCGCCGCAGGAGAGTTGCCGTAAGTCACAGTCATGGCCCCGACCGACCAGCGGCATATGCAGCCGAGGCTGACCCcgtgcttctctctttgcaGTGCCACCCAAGCCACCATAACATGACTTGGGAAGACGTCGTAACCAAGTTTCACCACAGGCCGCACAGCCCGGCCGTCCAGGACATTGCGCCCTCGATGCCCGCCGCCCGGCCTCTCAGCCCCGCAACAAGCCTCAGCACGGCCCAGCCCGTCTTCACTCACGATCCCCAAGAGATGGACCTTGATGCCAGCTCTGCGCCTAgccaccatcaccagcctGGCCGACCCCCCCTGAGCGAGGCTCGTATCCGCACCCCTCTGCCTACTGGCCCCAGACTGGAAAAGTCGCTTTCCCTGCCGGGCATTGAGAGTCTCAAAAACGAAATGCAAAACAACGCTGCGCGCATGCTCTCTGCCACTACTCGCGGCCGGTACAACTCGGTCCAGGCTCTTTTACTGTTCTggcaagatgatgatgaggcgcTATCGGTCCAGAATGCCGTCGGAGAACTAGCTGACGTCTTTGACAAGTACTATCATTATACGTTTCAAATCCAGGTTATTCCTTCCTCTTCAGAGAGCTGTAAAAGCtcatggagatggctgtCGCGCAAACTCAACGACTTTGCCGAGGAGCGCGATCAGCGTGATGTTCTCAAGATTGTCTATTACATAGGCCACACTTATCTCGATGCAAATCGCGACATGGTTTTGGCAAG CTCAAAAGATGTTGAAAGAGCTTCCACTATTCGTTGGAGCGGCATGCAGCAGATTCTCGAGGAGGCATGCGCCGACACTCTCATCATTATGGATGCCGCGTATTTCCCTCCGGCTAGAATCGTAAGGCAGCAAGGCGTACTGGAAATCATCGCGGCCTCTTTATCGGAAGACCACCTCACCGCTCTGGATCGGTGTGCCTTTACCAGGGCTCTCGCTGATCAGCTACGCACGCGTGCAGCGCGCCAGACGCCGCTTTCAGTGGTCGAACTACACTCGATACTTCTGGCTCTGTACCCCAAGCTGGCTCGGGATCGCACACCTGAGAGAGAAATCATAACGAGCTTTCCCGCCCCACTGCATACCATGATGTCCGGAAATTCCAGGCTGCCTTCGATATTTCTCTCGCCAGTTCAGCAGAGCAGCCCTCTACGGAGCAGCTTTTCTTACGAAAATAGCCCCCAGCTACACTTGGCCATCAAACTAAACGACGACAACGTTGACATTGACAGCTGGAACGAATGGCTACGAATGATGCCTGAAGGAATCAAGGACATCAAGATTGATGGTCCGTTTCGGACGACATTCAGGTAG
- a CDS encoding uncharacterized protein (EggNog:ENOG41~TransMembrane:11 (i12-31o46-66i108-128o134-152i187-207o227-248i260-282o294-317i324-344o356-374i386-405o)), with product MFCTRTRNSIIYLDIKLLTCIYSSVSSFIYISHSLERHSLTERPRLSSLLVLLLSGLICYALSAAVKFISGADGRFVSGKDESALGIASDDALLKGSSAHLPNRPRRWSLPVLILAIVLRLEAFHLVNKQQQCATPGLESFLCIFLIGYEIFSTRRRWGFPVSEDDDDPWRSVFDDIYDWFSGPRVVMFNTVVSALVFSLGTFFSISEIRRSTYFCFHLIDSRFNTVTLQLLGLVLDATIIILLWRLLAWARSIKLRIRILSSVLLLSAASVGILWVVNAVFRGTHRVNVSFGSLYGFDAVIDSFAFTALITSTMFWICETSTITPVSTLTFLIGIWSCCDKIFRYGDWLHLSRLAALGPLWMIVAGTIIFLYLHDLRSVLFVRRIMFAILLLALLLATTIFIFVKKPETFGNGIHPVNEFVYRAHVENDRWKALVSVSTTLATAVTVYQERHKGRLPPPNFDAWYKYAQDDSVMIDGWDQIDRDVAPFWNVPPAVLRKRADEMAAMPDVATITVKDGKVTRANTGDEGHNKDLDELVQMIAKFSAHLPNMVLPINLSPGPRVLPPWEEANSKSRAAELSSVADLLSRRSLDEAIHSNSSETLSAEHEKEPTAEPSNGGSSSSSSSNIDPPLPPQSTVSAGEFRQMLVEACHPLSKSRTRPHWNFMEFCWSCAKDHSFGQLLTNWQKSLDTCSQPDLRLLHGFSLTDPRRPPLRQLAPLFGAAKTDEFSDIVIPLPRTRLEEPDIKWQFTRRYDSLGWRGVLGEHAINSQALRGSHKYRLLHLASAPYPRDSVIMVLPTAKSPDRFGYERASAAEANAVMPFSLGVTNSTTCSEHSGCKLVEKAYGIRDDAAELLEYRYVLLADEDDGPPQQVLRTIRSNSLPFVSTIFRTWFTERLMPWLHFVPIDPRYQGLHSTFTYFSGTEGRPKMNGREAPMPGRTADAEWIIQQGQRWAEKALREKDMEIYLFRLLLEWGRLIDDQRDEIGFHKVDNGGFQNDKWTQQQQGGG from the exons ATGTTTTGCACTCGCACTCGCAATTCCATTATTTATTTGGATATCAAGTTGCTGACTTGCATTTACAGTAGTGTTTCGTCATTTATATACATCTCTCACTCATTGGAGCGCCATTCCTTGACCG AGCGACCTCGGCTTTCATCGTTGCTGGTACTGCTTCTATCAGGCCTCATTTGCTATGCTCTCAGCGCTGCAGTCAAATTCATCTCCGGGGCAGATGGACGCTTCGTCTCCGGCAAAGACGAGTCGGCCCTCGGTATTGCCTCTGACGATGCCCTGCTCAAGGGATCCAGCGCCCATCTTCCCAATCGGCCCAGGCGATGGTCCCTTCCGGTCTTGATCCTCGCCATTGTCCTTCGGCTGGAAGCATTTCATCTGGTGAACAAACAGCAACAATGTGCTACTCCTGGACTCGAG TCATTTTTGTGCATCTTTCTCATCGGCTATGAGATATTCTCCACGCGTCGGCGGTGGGGGTTCCCAGTCTctgaggacgatgacgatcCCTGGCGCAGTGTATTCGATGATATCTACGACTGGTTCAGCGGACCTCGGGTAGTCATGTTCAACACTGTCGTCAGCGCCCTCGTTTTCTCGCTGGGAACCTTCTTCTCAATATCGGAGATCCGACGCTCAACTTACTTTTGCTTCCACCTTATTGACAGCCGGTTCAACACCGTCACGCTGCAGCTCCTAGGCCTCGTACTTGACGctaccatcatcatcttgctCTGGCGATTGTTAGCATGGGCGCGAAGTATCAAGCTGCGGATACGAATTCTAAGCTCGGTGCTCCTCTTATCAGCTGCCTCGGTGGGAATCTTATGGGTTGTCAACGCCGTCTTTAGGGGCACCCATAGAGTAAACGTCTCCTTTGGCTCTCTGTACGGGTTTGATGCCGTAATTGATAGCTTTGCTTTTACTGCGCTCATTACGTCTACCATGTTTTGGATATGCGAGACATCTACTATTACGCCCGTTAGTACCTTGACCTTCTTGATAGGCATCTGGAGCTGTTGTGACAAGATTTTCCGTTACGGAGATTGGCTACACCTTTCGCGGCTCGCTGCGCTGGGGCCACTGTGGATGATTGTTGCCGGCACCATTATTTTCTTGTATCTTCATGATCTCCGCTCTGTCTTGTTCGTTCGACGGATCATGTTTGCCATCTTACTTTTGGCTCTTCTCTTGGCTACAACAATATTCATTTTCGTTAAGAAGCCGGAAACTTTTGGCAACGGAATTCATCCTGTCAATGAATTCGTCTACAGAGCTCACGTTGAGAACGACCGCTGGAAAGCACTGGTTAGCGTCAGTACGACGCTCGCAACGGCCGTCACCGTCTACCAAGAGCGGCACAAGGGGAGGTTGCCACCACCCAATTTTGACGCGTGGTACAAATATGCGCAAGATGACTCGGTTATGATCGATGGCTGGGATCAGATCGATCGAGATGTTGCCCCCTTCTGGAACGTCCCTCCTGCTGTGCTCCGTAAAAGAGCAGAtgagatggcggcgatgccgGACGTTGCAACCATTACggtcaaggatggcaaggtAACTCGTGCAAACACAGGAGATGAGGGTCACAACAAGGATCTAGACGAACTGGTTCAGATGATTGCAAAGTTTTCCGCGCACCTCCCTAATATGGTTCTACCGATCAATCTGTCTCCGGGTCCTCGGGTGTTACCCCCGTGGGAAGAGGCAAATTCCAAGAGTCGGGCAGCTGAGCTCAGCTCGGTAGCTGATTTACTATCTCGGCGTTCACTAGATGAAGCGATCCATAGCAACAGCAGTGAGACACTGTCAGCAGAACACGAGAAGGAACCGACAGCCGAGCCCAGCAatggtggtagcagcagcagcagcagcagcaatattgatcctcctcttcctcctcaaaGCACAGTATCCGCTGGCGAATTCCGTCAGATGCTAGTCGAAGCATGCCACCCCTTGTCAAAGAGCAGGACCAGGCCTCACTGGAACTTTATGGAGTTCTGTTGGTCGTGCGCAAAGGATCATTCCTTTGGCCAGCTTCTTACCAATTGGCAAAAGTCATTGGATACGTGCTCCCAGCCTGacctgcggctgctgcatggGTTCTCCCTCACGGATCCTCGCCGGCCGCCGCTCCGCCAGCTGGCGCCCCTATTCGGCGCGGCCAAGACGGACGAGTTCAGCGACATTGTCATACCGCTTCCCAGGACGAGGCTGGAGGAGCCCGACATCAAGTGGCAATTTACACGAAGATACGATAGTCTGGGCTGGAGAGGGGTTCTGGGGGAACACGCAATCAATAGTCAGGCCCTGCGCGGAAGTCACAAATATCGCCTGCTGCATCTCGCCAGCGCGCCGTACCCGCGCGACAGCGTCATCATGGTCCTCCCGACGGCAAAGTCCCCCGACAGGTTCGGCTACGAAAGGGCCTCGGCCGCAGAGGCCAACGCCGTGATGCCCTTTAGCCTGGGCGTGACAAACTCTACGACGTGCTCGGAGCACAGCGGCTGCAAGCTCGTCGAAAAGGCCTACGGCATCCgtgatgatgccgccgaACTGCTGGAATACCGCTACGTCCTGTTAGcggacgaggatgacggccCTCCGCAGCAGGTGCTCCGCACTATACGCTCAAACAGCTTGCCGTTTGTATCAACCATCTTCCGCACATGGTTCACGGAGCGGCTGATGCCATGGCTACACTTTGTGCCCATCGACCCAAGATATCAGGGTCTGCACTCAACCTTTACCTACTTCTCGGGCACAGAGGGCCGGCCCAAGATGAATGGCAGGGAGGCACCGATGCCGGGCCGCACGGCGGACGCAGAGTGGATCATCCAGCAGGGCCAGCGATGGGCGGAAAAGGCACTGCGGGAGAAGGACATGGAGATTTACTTGTTCCGGCTGTTGTTAGAATGGGGGCGCCTGATTGACGATCAGAGGGATGAGATTGGATTCCACAAGGTCGACAACGGAGGGTTCCAGAACGACAAATGGactcaacagcagcagggtGGGGGATAA
- a CDS encoding uncharacterized protein (TransMembrane:4 (i12-29o49-67i133-152o172-194i)) — MAGFNDVSFMPRLAVPAVCLLIAFLGYFSQVLFNNSTLDPGPLSRTESWTFNVLLVCLWISYFRAVAVDPGRYIFPDQVIEADGRWCKKCQAPKPPRAHHCRHCERCIPKMDHHCPWTKNCVSMTTFPHFLRFLVYANLSLWTLSVFLWQRFYALWEARNMPAHLGPTLTGLVSLVATGFVCSITCFVLGIMLITTLKGWVENQTTIEGWEVDRHEASIGRGRQDWWDITGPDGEPLQFEKVEFPYDIGFFANMAQAMGTSNFLLWFFPLAGNPQISKTGSGTGWTWAENGFNRKEGMWPPLDPDKFRRAVGGFGMSRRNYEDELELEDDGLTIGEHMEAFKRRQDEDLRRRKRRQDELMAELEEVDGDGSGRASYDDDDETNNSNNMRNWANSDGEYLRDYGVDEEAEEEDEDVPLAELLRRRNVGTRSYNDA, encoded by the coding sequence ATGGCCGGTTTCAACGATGTGTCGTTTATGCCGAGGCTCGCCGTGCCCGCCGTCTGCCTGCTCATTGCTTTTCTAGGCTACTTCTCGCAGGTCCTCTTCAACAACTCGACCCTCGACCCAGGCCCGCTGTCCCGCACCGAGAGCTGGACTTTCAACGTCTTGCTGGTGTGCCTCTGGATCTCGTACTTCCGCGCCGTGGCAGTTGACCCCGGCCGCTACATCTTCCCCGACCAGGTAATCGAGGCAGACGGCCGATGGTGCAAAAAATGTCAGGCGCCGAAGCCCCCGCGGGCGCATCACTGCCGTCACTGCGAGCGATGCATCCCCAAGATGGACCACCACTGCCCCTGGACCAAGAACTGCGTCTCCATGACGACGTTCCCGCACTTTTTGCGCTTCCTCGTCTACGCAAACTTGTCGTTGTGGACGCTGAGCGTCTTCTTGTGGCAGCGCTTCTACGCCCTGTGGGAGGCTCGTAATATGCCCGCCCACCTGGGCCCGACGCTGACCGGGCTCGTGTCGCTTGTCGCGACAGGCTTCGTCTGTAGCATCACGTGCTTTGTGCTCGGCATTATGCTCATAACTACGCTGAAAGGTTGGGTGGAAAACCAGACTACAATTGAGGGATGGGAGGTCGACCGCCACGAGGCCAGTATCGGACGTGGGAGGCAGGACTGGTGGGACATAACGGGCCCAGATGGCGAACCCCTTCAGTTTGAAAAGGTGGAATTTCCATACGACattggcttctttgccaaCATGGCCCAAGCAATGGGCACGTCCAACTTCCTCTTGTGGTTCTTCCCCCTGGCGGGCAACCCCCAGATCAGCAAGACTGGGTCCGGCACCGGATGGACGTGGGCAGAAAACGGCTTCAACCGCAAAGAAGGCATGTGGCCTCCTTTGGATCCCGACAAGTTCCGCCGCGCCGTGGGAGGATTTGGCATGTCACGGCGAAACTACGAggacgagctcgagctcgaggaCGACGGGCTGACCATTGGAGAGCACATGGAAGCTTTCAAGAGGCGTCAGGATGAAGATCTGAGGAGACGGAAAAGAAGACAGGACGAACTCATGGcggagctggaagaggtggatggagatggctcAGGCAGAGCCAgctatgatgatgatgatgagacgaATAACAGTAATAATATGCGCAACTGGGCAAACTCGGACGGCGAATATCTTCGAGACTACGGCGTTGACGAGGAagcggaagaggaggatgaagacgttCCGCTCGCCGAGCTGTTACGGCGTAGAAACGTCGGAACTAGATCATACAACGATGCATAA